A part of Dryobates pubescens isolate bDryPub1 chromosome 3, bDryPub1.pri, whole genome shotgun sequence genomic DNA contains:
- the LOC128899480 gene encoding LOW QUALITY PROTEIN: uncharacterized protein LOC128899480 (The sequence of the model RefSeq protein was modified relative to this genomic sequence to represent the inferred CDS: inserted 2 bases in 1 codon; deleted 2 bases in 2 codons), whose amino-acid sequence PRSPSPAEPSPEEPSPAEPSPAEPSPAEPQPQPCGPSPAEPSPAEPSPAEPSPAEPQPRGAPAPRSPSPTEPQPRGAPAPQSPAPAPRSPSPAEPSPAEPSPAEPSPAEPSPASPSPAEPSPSPAEPSPAEPSPAEPQPQPRGAPAPRSPSPAEPQPCGAPALRSPSPTEPSPSPAXSPSPTEPSPSPVEPQPCGAPAPRSPAPALRSPSPAEPSPAEPSPSPAEPSPSPAELSPSPAEPSPAEPSPAEPSP is encoded by the exons ccgcggagccccagccctgcggagcccagccccgaggagcccagccctgcggagcccagccctgcggagcccagccccgcggagccccagccccagccctgcgga cccagccctgcggagcccagccctgcagagcccagccctgcggagcccagccctgcggagccccagccccgcggagccccagccccacggagccccagccccacggagccccagccccgcggagccccagccccgcagagcccagccccagccccgcggagccccagccctgcggagcccagccccgcggagcccagccctgcggagcccagccctgcggagcccagccccgcg agccccagccctgcggagcccagccccagccccgcggagcccagccctgcggagcccagccccgcggagccccagccccagccccgcggagccccagccccgcggagccccagccctgcggagccccagccctgcggagccccagccctgcggagccccagccccacggagcccagccccagccctgc gagccccagccccacggagcccagccccagccctgtggagccccagccctgcggagccccagccccacggagcccagccccagccctgcggagccccagccctgcggagccgagccctgcagagcccagccccagccctgcggagcccagccccagccccgcagagctcagccccagccctgcggagcccagccccgcggagcccagccctgcggagcccagcccc